One part of the Acidobacteriota bacterium genome encodes these proteins:
- a CDS encoding oxidative damage protection protein, translating into MAGRTVKCVKLQRDLPGLEEPPWPGDLGKRIYENVSAEAWKLWEERMKMILNEYRLMPWQKEAQKLVAEQMEDFFFGEGSALPPEYVPPQAKQ; encoded by the coding sequence ATGGCTGGCCGCACCGTCAAGTGCGTGAAGTTGCAGAGGGATTTGCCGGGGCTCGAAGAGCCGCCGTGGCCCGGAGACCTCGGAAAGCGAATCTACGAGAACGTCTCCGCGGAGGCGTGGAAGCTCTGGGAAGAGCGGATGAAGATGATCCTCAACGAGTACCGGCTGATGCCATGGCAGAAGGAAGCCCAGAAGCTGGTCGCCGAGCAGATGGAGGATTTCTTCTTCGGCGAGGGCTCGGCCCTGCCTCCCGAGTACGTCCCTCCCCAGGCCAAGCAATAG
- a CDS encoding sodium:solute symporter family protein: MGAPRPPARRPPPPPPPRGAPRRPPPPPPPRVLVFTLLATWIGSGSLFGGAGLGYRSGFSALWQSAGAWVGIALVYFIAPRVRRIAQYTVPDILELRYGWAARVLGTITTVFAYGTIAAYQFRGGGRLLELVAGIDPGTGALATAIFCIVFTSLAGMLSIAYIDVGNGLVMTIAVTLGVAFLVNDAGGLGASIARLEPHQVSLFGDIGPQAAFALFLPTMFLLLGEANMYQKFFSARDERAARLAVVGWIAGTIVVETLIDSTGIFGSLRIAGLDTAASEAIVIQVATDVLPPALGVLLVCGAAAIVVSTANSFLLTPSTNLIRDVYQRFINPAVTDRQVVVYTRLIVVAVGALGYYVGNFFPSILAMALWAYTMYGAGITPALLGALLWKRATRAGGVASILAGMSTTLVWEIIGLVRAVDGEPAYLFGWQTAYPALALSIATLIVVSLLTPPPTRAEVELSAAPVSS, from the coding sequence GTGGGCGCCCCCCGCCCCCCCGCGCGGCGCCCCCCCCCCCCCCCCCCGCCGCGCGGGGCGCCGCGCCGCCCGCCCCCCCCCCCCCCCCCCCGCGTCCTGGTTTTCACGCTGCTCGCGACCTGGATCGGATCGGGCAGCCTGTTCGGGGGCGCCGGCCTGGGGTACCGCTCCGGTTTCTCCGCGCTCTGGCAGTCAGCCGGTGCCTGGGTGGGGATCGCGCTCGTCTACTTCATTGCGCCGCGGGTGCGCCGAATCGCGCAGTACACGGTTCCCGACATCCTGGAATTGCGCTATGGCTGGGCCGCGCGCGTGCTCGGGACTATTACCACGGTCTTTGCCTACGGCACGATTGCCGCGTATCAGTTCCGCGGCGGCGGGCGGTTGCTGGAGCTGGTCGCCGGCATCGATCCCGGGACCGGGGCGCTGGCGACCGCCATTTTCTGCATCGTTTTCACTTCGCTCGCGGGAATGCTCTCGATCGCCTACATCGACGTCGGCAACGGCCTCGTGATGACGATCGCGGTCACGCTCGGCGTGGCTTTCCTGGTAAATGATGCGGGCGGGCTGGGCGCCTCGATTGCGCGGCTCGAGCCGCATCAGGTCTCGTTGTTCGGGGACATCGGCCCCCAGGCGGCGTTTGCGCTCTTTCTTCCCACAATGTTCCTGCTACTCGGCGAAGCGAACATGTATCAGAAGTTCTTTTCGGCCCGCGACGAGCGGGCCGCGCGGCTGGCGGTCGTCGGCTGGATCGCCGGCACGATTGTCGTCGAGACGCTGATCGACTCGACCGGCATCTTTGGTTCGCTGCGGATTGCCGGCCTGGACACCGCCGCGTCGGAAGCGATCGTGATCCAGGTCGCGACCGACGTGCTACCGCCCGCGCTCGGCGTCCTGCTGGTCTGCGGCGCCGCGGCGATTGTGGTTTCTACGGCAAACAGCTTCCTGCTAACGCCGTCGACGAACCTGATCCGCGACGTCTATCAACGCTTCATCAACCCGGCCGTCACCGACCGGCAGGTAGTGGTCTACACCCGACTGATCGTCGTCGCGGTGGGAGCGCTCGGCTACTACGTGGGCAACTTCTTCCCGAGCATCCTGGCCATGGCGCTTTGGGCTTACACGATGTACGGCGCGGGTATCACGCCGGCACTGCTGGGCGCGCTGCTATGGAAGCGGGCGACCCGGGCCGGAGGTGTCGCGTCCATCCTGGCCGGCATGTCAACGACGCTGGTCTGGGAGATCATCGGTCTCGTGCGCGCCGTCGATGGCGAGCCGGCTTATCTCTTCGGCTGGCAGACCGCCTATCCGGCGCTCGCTCTGTCCATCGCGACGTTGATCGTGGTCAGCCTGCTGACGCCACCGCCGACGCGGGCCGAAGTTGAATTGTCCGCCGCGCCGGTTTCCTCATGA
- a CDS encoding YvcK family protein, whose amino-acid sequence MELRRLNVGCLGGGTGLPSLLGGLKQNPWVEVNAVVTMFDSGGSSGQLRDELGVLPPGDVLKCACSLARNEKEARALLLSRLPAFENGRLGGHTGGNLLLSMMQQYSGDFLAAVDGLRSLLDCSGRVLPVSVEQSTLFAEYEDGTRAESEVGVDREQTNGHRISRIWLDPVPAVHTATAEAIRRFDAIVIGPGSFYTSLMPILLVTGVAEAVAASPGPIILVTNIVTEGRGMHGFTVGEAVRRVGEAIGRPIDVAIANTAEQQPDVMARYAAEHKELLPIGEIPKGCELVTGQFWQGQIARHARRRLAYAVWSVLARRLLQ is encoded by the coding sequence GTGGAGTTGCGGCGCCTGAACGTGGGCTGCCTCGGAGGCGGCACCGGCCTGCCGAGCCTGCTGGGAGGGCTCAAGCAGAACCCCTGGGTGGAGGTGAACGCTGTCGTGACCATGTTCGACAGCGGAGGAAGCTCCGGCCAGCTTCGGGACGAACTGGGCGTCCTGCCACCCGGCGACGTGCTGAAGTGCGCCTGCTCGCTCGCGCGCAACGAGAAGGAGGCTCGAGCCCTCCTGCTGTCGCGTCTGCCTGCGTTCGAGAATGGCCGGCTGGGTGGGCATACCGGCGGGAACCTCCTGCTTTCGATGATGCAGCAGTACAGCGGGGACTTCCTCGCGGCCGTCGACGGTCTCCGGAGCCTGCTGGATTGCAGCGGTCGTGTGCTCCCGGTCAGCGTCGAACAGTCGACGCTCTTCGCGGAATACGAAGACGGCACGCGCGCCGAGAGCGAAGTCGGAGTGGATCGGGAGCAGACCAACGGACATCGGATCAGCCGGATCTGGCTCGACCCGGTGCCGGCGGTTCACACGGCGACAGCGGAGGCGATCCGCCGCTTCGACGCGATTGTGATCGGGCCGGGGAGCTTCTACACGAGCCTGATGCCGATCCTTCTGGTCACCGGGGTAGCCGAGGCGGTTGCCGCTTCGCCGGGTCCCATCATCCTGGTGACGAACATCGTGACCGAGGGCCGGGGCATGCATGGCTTTACGGTGGGAGAGGCCGTGCGCCGGGTCGGTGAGGCCATTGGCCGGCCGATCGATGTCGCCATCGCGAACACCGCCGAGCAGCAACCCGACGTGATGGCGCGCTACGCCGCCGAGCACAAGGAACTGCTGCCGATAGGTGAGATCCCGAAGGGATGCGAGCTGGTTACCGGGCAGTTCTGGCAGGGCCAGATCGCGCGCCACGCGCGCCGTCGCCTTGCCTATGCGGTCTGGAGCGTGCTGGCTCGTCGCCTGCTGCAGTAA
- a CDS encoding DUF72 domain-containing protein, which translates to MPRYWVGTSGYNYPEWRGSFYPEKHPQKKMLPYYAARLDTVEINYTFYRMPTVRLLAGWSEQTPGHFRFTLKAPRRITHEARLANCAETARALCDAAGTLAHKRGTLLFQLPPFFRKSLDRLKGFLDVLPEGARPAFEFRHASWHDDDVLDCLASSGAALCVSDSEKLRTPVEVTAPFAYFRLRDQGYTDDDLIHWADTIRKRTADCDDVYVYFKHEERGAGPLFAARLLEQLRA; encoded by the coding sequence ATGCCACGCTACTGGGTAGGCACGTCCGGCTACAACTACCCCGAGTGGCGCGGCTCCTTCTATCCGGAGAAGCATCCGCAGAAGAAGATGCTGCCGTACTACGCGGCTCGTCTCGACACGGTCGAGATCAACTACACGTTCTATCGCATGCCGACGGTACGGCTGCTTGCCGGATGGTCCGAGCAGACGCCAGGCCACTTCCGCTTCACGCTGAAGGCTCCTCGCCGCATCACCCACGAGGCGCGCCTGGCCAACTGCGCGGAGACAGCCCGCGCGCTGTGCGACGCGGCCGGGACCCTGGCCCACAAGCGGGGCACGCTGTTGTTCCAGTTGCCCCCGTTCTTCCGCAAGTCGCTAGACCGGCTGAAGGGGTTCCTCGACGTGCTGCCCGAGGGCGCCCGGCCCGCTTTCGAGTTCCGCCATGCTTCTTGGCACGATGACGATGTTCTCGACTGCCTTGCTTCAAGCGGCGCGGCCCTCTGCGTGTCGGACAGCGAGAAACTGCGAACGCCGGTCGAAGTAACCGCGCCCTTCGCCTACTTCCGGCTTCGCGACCAGGGTTACACCGACGATGACCTCATCCACTGGGCGGACACGATCCGTAAGCGCACCGCGGACTGCGACGACGTCTACGTCTACTTCAAGCACGAGGAGAGGGGCGCCGGCCCCCTGTTCGCGGCGCGCCTGCTCGAACAGCTCCGTGCCTGA
- a CDS encoding alpha/beta fold hydrolase, giving the protein MTASTGPILRSTPNATLNGASWDNFTPAPGLDGGHRMTLYTWGRPRHFPNLPPPAPRYFDVAPDARVLAHCHWQPSPASHPTLVALHGLEGSSEAHYMRGLADKGYAAGMNVVRLNQRNCGGTEHLSAGLYHSGLSADPAAVVRELTEVDGLPAVAVVGYSLGGNVGLRLAGDTGAGVPPSLRAVCAVSPTMDLASCVDALERPQNALYEWNFVRNLKRRMRRKARRLPDRFDLAALRTVRTVRQFDDAYTAPHHGFRDADDYYHRASSLRVIDRIAIPTLILSAADDPFVPPEQFQDPALAGNPHITAVVTRHGGHCGFYAEPEPVSRFDGYWAERTAVEWVLGRLTD; this is encoded by the coding sequence ATGACTGCCTCCACTGGTCCAATACTCCGCTCCACGCCGAACGCCACGCTGAACGGCGCCTCGTGGGACAACTTCACACCCGCTCCCGGCCTCGACGGCGGGCACCGGATGACGTTGTACACCTGGGGCCGGCCGCGCCATTTTCCGAACCTCCCGCCCCCGGCGCCGCGTTACTTCGACGTTGCGCCCGACGCACGCGTGCTCGCGCACTGCCACTGGCAGCCGTCGCCCGCGTCCCACCCGACGCTGGTGGCCCTCCACGGTCTCGAAGGATCGAGCGAGGCGCACTACATGCGCGGCCTCGCCGACAAGGGTTACGCCGCGGGAATGAATGTTGTCCGGCTCAATCAGCGGAACTGCGGGGGCACGGAACACCTCTCGGCCGGGCTCTACCACTCCGGACTGTCGGCCGACCCGGCGGCGGTCGTGCGTGAACTGACGGAAGTCGACGGCCTCCCGGCCGTTGCGGTCGTGGGCTACTCGCTCGGCGGCAACGTCGGTCTGCGTCTGGCGGGCGACACCGGTGCGGGCGTGCCGCCGTCGCTGCGTGCGGTCTGCGCCGTCTCGCCCACGATGGATCTTGCCTCCTGTGTCGACGCGTTGGAGCGTCCGCAGAACGCGTTGTACGAATGGAACTTTGTCCGCAACCTGAAACGGCGAATGCGGCGCAAGGCGCGTCGCCTGCCGGATCGCTTCGATCTGGCCGCGCTTCGGACCGTCCGGACCGTCCGACAGTTCGACGATGCTTACACCGCCCCCCACCACGGGTTCCGCGATGCCGACGACTACTACCACCGCGCAAGCAGCCTGCGCGTCATCGACCGGATTGCGATCCCGACGCTGATCCTGAGCGCGGCTGACGATCCCTTTGTGCCGCCGGAACAGTTCCAGGATCCCGCGCTCGCCGGCAACCCGCATATCACGGCCGTAGTCACCCGCCACGGTGGGCACTGCGGCTTCTATGCCGAGCCGGAGCCGGTCTCCCGCTTCGATGGTTACTGGGCCGAGCGGACGGCAGTGGAGTGGGTGCTGGGCCGCCTTACCGACTGA
- a CDS encoding molybdopterin-dependent oxidoreductase: MSAEPPLRWGRATVDTACPLDCPDTCSLAVSVERGRITRIDHSPRHAATSGFICRKVRDFDQRVYGDDRLHSPGRRRGARGKADFERIGWARAIDEIAERMQAIRKEFGGEAILPISYGGSNGLLSQDTADARLFRAFGTSRLARNVCSAPTTAASAALYGRMPGVAYEDYRHARLIIIWGANPSATGFHLVPHVRAARREGAALVVIDPRRTPLARQADVHLAVRPGTDVVVALAIHRFLFEYGYADDTFLEGRTHGADELRRRAAEWTFERAAAVADVDPEQLERVAELYAETSPALIRCGWGLERNRNGGNAAMAVLSLPAVGGKFGVRGGGFSLSSSRAIPLSEEDWIGVPEPPTRLVNMNHLGRALTDYTDPPVKMLFVYNCNPLATMPDQNRVLAGLAREDLYTVVFDQVMTDTARWADIVLPATTFLEQYDLALSYGHGNVQMVQPVVEPVEEARPNVEVFGDLATRLGLDMPERMPADTGELLHVAGALRDNAGEALLESGITRGGAPRAPVQFIDVHPRTSDGKVDLVPDELDRKAPLGLYRYRPEPAGDADDTGRFPLALVSPATARTVNSTLGELETRTARLRIHPYDAERRDVSTDDAVRVFNARGEVHCMALVDADMKPGVVCLPKGLWRRCTLNGSTANALAPDDLTDIGDGACFNDARVEVTRIVTAALGAESIAIWTETASTPKGLH, from the coding sequence ATGTCGGCCGAGCCGCCACTCAGATGGGGACGAGCGACCGTCGACACCGCCTGCCCTCTCGATTGCCCCGACACGTGCAGCCTAGCCGTATCCGTGGAACGCGGACGCATCACGCGGATCGACCATTCCCCCCGCCACGCCGCCACTTCCGGCTTCATCTGCCGCAAGGTGCGTGACTTCGATCAGCGAGTTTACGGCGACGACCGCCTGCACTCTCCCGGCCGGCGCCGAGGCGCACGCGGCAAGGCGGACTTCGAGCGCATCGGATGGGCGCGGGCCATCGACGAGATCGCCGAACGGATGCAGGCCATTCGGAAGGAGTTCGGCGGCGAAGCGATTCTCCCGATCTCCTACGGCGGATCGAACGGGCTCCTGTCGCAGGACACGGCCGACGCGCGGCTGTTTCGGGCATTTGGAACATCGCGCCTCGCACGCAATGTCTGCTCGGCCCCCACCACCGCGGCATCGGCGGCCCTCTACGGTCGAATGCCTGGCGTGGCCTATGAAGACTACCGGCATGCCAGGCTGATCATCATCTGGGGAGCGAACCCGTCCGCCACCGGGTTCCACCTTGTGCCTCACGTCCGCGCTGCGCGACGGGAGGGTGCCGCCCTCGTCGTCATCGATCCGCGTCGAACGCCGCTCGCCCGCCAAGCGGACGTTCATCTTGCTGTCCGCCCCGGTACCGACGTCGTCGTCGCGCTTGCCATCCACCGGTTCCTCTTCGAGTACGGCTACGCCGACGACACATTTCTCGAAGGGCGGACGCACGGTGCGGACGAACTGCGGCGGCGCGCCGCCGAGTGGACGTTCGAAAGGGCGGCAGCAGTGGCCGACGTCGATCCGGAGCAACTCGAACGGGTGGCCGAGCTCTACGCGGAGACTTCACCCGCCCTGATACGCTGCGGCTGGGGGCTGGAGCGCAACCGAAACGGGGGCAACGCGGCGATGGCGGTGCTTTCGCTGCCTGCCGTCGGCGGCAAGTTCGGGGTCCGGGGCGGCGGCTTCTCGCTCAGCAGCTCCCGCGCGATACCTCTCTCCGAAGAAGACTGGATCGGCGTCCCCGAACCGCCAACGCGCCTCGTCAACATGAACCACCTCGGCCGTGCGCTGACCGACTATACGGACCCGCCGGTCAAGATGCTCTTCGTCTACAACTGCAACCCGCTCGCGACGATGCCGGATCAGAACCGCGTGCTGGCCGGCCTCGCACGCGAGGATCTCTACACGGTGGTCTTCGATCAGGTGATGACCGACACCGCGCGCTGGGCTGACATCGTCCTCCCCGCCACGACGTTTCTCGAACAGTACGACTTGGCCCTCAGCTACGGCCACGGCAACGTGCAAATGGTGCAGCCGGTGGTAGAACCGGTCGAAGAGGCTCGGCCCAACGTCGAGGTATTCGGCGACCTGGCAACGCGGCTCGGACTCGATATGCCCGAGCGGATGCCGGCCGACACCGGCGAGCTGCTGCATGTCGCCGGCGCGCTTCGGGACAACGCGGGCGAGGCGCTCCTGGAATCAGGCATAACCCGCGGCGGCGCGCCGCGAGCGCCGGTGCAGTTCATCGATGTCCACCCGAGGACCTCGGACGGAAAGGTCGATCTCGTTCCGGATGAACTGGACCGCAAGGCGCCGCTTGGCCTCTACCGCTACCGTCCGGAACCCGCAGGGGACGCGGACGACACCGGCCGGTTCCCCCTCGCGCTGGTCTCGCCCGCCACTGCCAGAACGGTCAACTCGACGCTCGGCGAACTGGAAACCCGGACCGCGCGACTTCGCATCCACCCATACGACGCCGAGCGGCGCGACGTGTCGACCGACGACGCAGTCCGCGTCTTCAACGCTCGCGGGGAGGTCCACTGCATGGCTCTTGTCGACGCGGACATGAAGCCCGGAGTCGTCTGTCTGCCCAAGGGGCTCTGGCGGCGATGCACGCTGAACGGATCGACCGCCAACGCCCTCGCGCCGGATGATCTGACCGACATCGGCGACGGGGCCTGCTTCAACGATGCGCGCGTGGAAGTCACACGCATCGTAACAGCGGCGCTAGGCGCGGAGAGTATCGCGATCTGGACCGAGACCGCGTCGACACCGAAGGGACTACACTAG
- a CDS encoding ATP-grasp domain-containing protein — MTAARPRLLVVSATTGYQFRSFRTAADRLGVDLVFATDRCHQLDDPWRDGAVPIRFHDEEVAVRAIVASAAAVPLDGVVAVGDRPATIAALAAEALGLPGHPVCAVRDATHKLRSRVRLRDAGLAVPEFRALPVAADEAALLDGARFPCVVKPMALAASRGVMRADTPRQLAAAAARLRRLLETPSVRAQRDSANEAILIETFVPGREVALEGVLTDGALRTFAIFDKPDPLDGPFFEETIYVTPDTLPPGPRGDLIAEVERAVHALGLAHGPVHAEARIDGDRIVVLEVAPRPIGGRCARVLRFDPAAGRDGAGDWTSLEEVLVRHALGESVDGWRVNRGSSAVMMIPVPGAGICRGVTGLDAARAVPGVDEVAITVKPGERLVPWPEGSSYPGFIFARGKDRAAVMEAVRTAHRHLRFDIATELPVGPDGRR; from the coding sequence ATGACGGCCGCCCGCCCGCGTCTGCTGGTGGTCTCCGCGACCACCGGCTATCAGTTTCGGTCGTTCCGGACGGCGGCTGATCGACTGGGCGTTGACCTGGTGTTCGCAACGGACCGGTGCCATCAGCTCGACGACCCCTGGCGCGACGGTGCCGTGCCGATCCGGTTCCACGACGAGGAGGTCGCCGTCCGTGCGATCGTGGCATCGGCCGCGGCTGTGCCGCTCGACGGTGTGGTAGCCGTGGGTGATCGGCCGGCGACAATCGCGGCGCTGGCGGCCGAGGCACTCGGCCTGCCCGGGCATCCGGTCTGCGCCGTTCGCGATGCGACCCACAAGCTGCGAAGTCGCGTTCGCCTGCGCGATGCGGGTCTGGCGGTTCCGGAATTCCGGGCGCTGCCCGTTGCGGCGGACGAGGCGGCGCTGCTCGACGGTGCGCGGTTCCCCTGTGTAGTCAAGCCGATGGCGCTCGCCGCGAGCCGCGGGGTCATGCGGGCCGACACTCCGCGGCAACTCGCTGCCGCCGCGGCGCGCCTGCGCCGCCTGCTGGAAACGCCGTCGGTGCGGGCGCAACGCGATTCGGCCAACGAGGCAATACTCATCGAGACGTTCGTCCCGGGCCGCGAGGTGGCCCTCGAAGGCGTGCTGACGGACGGCGCCCTAAGGACCTTCGCCATCTTCGACAAGCCTGATCCGCTAGACGGCCCGTTCTTCGAGGAGACGATCTACGTCACGCCCGATACGCTCCCGCCCGGGCCCCGCGGCGACTTGATCGCAGAGGTCGAGCGGGCGGTGCATGCCCTCGGTCTCGCGCACGGCCCCGTCCATGCCGAGGCGCGCATCGACGGCGATAGGATTGTCGTGCTCGAGGTGGCGCCACGCCCCATCGGTGGCCGTTGCGCACGAGTCCTGCGGTTCGACCCGGCGGCTGGCCGGGATGGTGCCGGGGATTGGACGTCGTTGGAGGAGGTCCTGGTGCGTCATGCACTCGGGGAGTCGGTTGACGGCTGGCGCGTGAATCGAGGGTCTTCCGCCGTGATGATGATTCCGGTGCCCGGCGCCGGCATCTGTCGCGGGGTCACCGGCCTGGATGCGGCGCGGGCGGTTCCCGGCGTCGACGAAGTCGCGATCACCGTAAAGCCGGGCGAGCGGCTCGTTCCGTGGCCGGAGGGGTCAAGCTATCCTGGCTTCATCTTCGCGCGAGGCAAAGACCGGGCGGCGGTGATGGAGGCGGTTCGCACCGCACACCGTCACTTGAGGTTCGACATTGCAACGGAACTGCCGGTCGGGCCGGATGGGCGCCGATAA
- a CDS encoding TlpA family protein disulfide reductase: protein MTTKRWMLAGIAALALGLLTLPGVRSFTLGTMTAGGDGSETAEVACDDDARPAPMEFTLRDINGDQVNLAELTGNVILLNFWATWCGPCKIEIPWFVEFQREYEDDGLVVLGLSVDDTPEQIRPFAAEFQVNYPMLVGLGREDFQEAYGPIWGLPVTFFIDREGTLCRTHMGIATREAFEQDIKDLL, encoded by the coding sequence ATGACGACGAAACGGTGGATGCTGGCCGGCATCGCGGCGCTGGCGCTCGGACTGCTGACGCTGCCGGGAGTGCGGAGCTTCACGCTCGGCACGATGACGGCAGGCGGCGATGGATCGGAAACGGCGGAAGTGGCCTGCGACGACGACGCACGTCCGGCTCCGATGGAATTCACCCTGCGCGACATCAACGGCGACCAGGTGAACCTCGCCGAGTTGACCGGCAACGTCATCCTGCTCAACTTCTGGGCCACCTGGTGCGGCCCGTGCAAGATCGAGATCCCCTGGTTCGTAGAGTTCCAGCGGGAGTACGAAGACGACGGCCTCGTGGTGCTCGGCCTCTCGGTCGATGACACACCGGAGCAGATCCGCCCGTTCGCGGCAGAGTTCCAGGTGAACTACCCGATGCTGGTCGGGCTCGGGCGCGAGGACTTCCAGGAGGCCTACGGGCCGATTTGGGGACTGCCGGTCACCTTCTTCATCGACCGCGAAGGCACGCTCTGCCGGACGCATATGGGTATTGCCACGCGCGAGGCATTCGAACAGGACATCAAGGACCTGCTCTAG
- a CDS encoding radical SAM protein — protein sequence MNVTLIATYELGRQPFGLASPAAWLRRAGHDVTCLDLSRQPFAAADVARAHLVAFHLPMHTATRLASPVIQHVRRINPDASLCAYGLYAPLNAPHLRSLGIRHTLGGEFEADLVRIADDATTDLRGETDLPRLDLITPWRDNLPPLERYAALQRGGARHVTGYTEASRGCRHLCRHCPVVPVYGGRFRIVPPDVVVADVETQAARGAKHITFGDPDFFNGIGHAMRVVEMVADRCPGITYDVTVKVEHLITHASRLPRLRATGCLFVTSAVESFDDVVLARLRKGHTRCDVERAVGLCRDAGLTLAPTFIAFTPWTTLETYRDLLVEIDRLDLVDQVAPIQLALRLLVTAGSGLLELDDMRRRVGSFDEARLVYPWRHDDPAVDRLADDVATIVGRRLTADRNSVYEEIRARVDAECGLPPHRPAPARQRAETPYLNEPWYC from the coding sequence ATGAACGTCACGTTGATCGCGACGTACGAACTGGGCCGGCAGCCGTTTGGCCTGGCCTCGCCCGCCGCGTGGCTGCGCCGGGCCGGGCACGACGTTACCTGTCTCGACCTGTCGCGCCAGCCGTTCGCCGCCGCCGATGTTGCTCGCGCGCATCTCGTGGCATTTCATCTGCCGATGCACACCGCGACCCGTCTCGCGTCGCCGGTGATTCAGCACGTCAGGCGTATCAATCCGGACGCCTCGCTGTGCGCCTACGGGTTGTATGCGCCACTCAACGCACCCCATCTCCGGTCGCTTGGTATCCGCCACACTCTGGGAGGCGAGTTCGAAGCGGATCTCGTGCGCATCGCGGACGACGCGACTACGGATTTGCGCGGCGAGACGGACCTGCCGCGCCTCGACCTGATCACGCCATGGCGCGACAACCTGCCGCCGCTCGAGCGCTACGCCGCGCTGCAGCGTGGAGGCGCGCGCCACGTAACCGGCTACACGGAGGCGAGCCGGGGTTGCCGGCATCTCTGCCGTCACTGTCCGGTCGTGCCGGTCTACGGCGGGCGATTCCGGATCGTTCCGCCGGATGTCGTGGTGGCCGACGTCGAGACCCAGGCGGCGCGGGGTGCGAAGCACATTACGTTTGGCGACCCGGATTTCTTCAATGGCATCGGCCACGCGATGCGGGTTGTCGAGATGGTGGCAGACCGCTGTCCGGGCATCACCTACGACGTCACGGTCAAGGTGGAGCATCTGATCACGCACGCGAGTCGATTGCCGAGGCTCCGCGCGACCGGTTGCCTCTTCGTGACCAGTGCGGTGGAGTCGTTCGACGACGTTGTGCTCGCGCGACTCCGGAAGGGGCATACGCGGTGCGACGTGGAGCGTGCCGTGGGGCTCTGCAGAGATGCTGGTCTGACGCTCGCTCCGACGTTCATCGCGTTCACTCCCTGGACGACGCTGGAGACCTATCGCGACCTCCTGGTGGAGATCGACCGCCTCGATCTCGTGGACCAGGTAGCGCCGATACAGTTGGCCCTCCGCCTGCTCGTGACGGCCGGTTCCGGCCTGCTCGAACTGGACGACATGCGACGGCGGGTCGGCAGCTTCGACGAGGCGAGGCTGGTCTATCCGTGGAGGCATGACGACCCGGCGGTGGACCGGCTCGCGGACGACGTAGCGACCATCGTGGGACGGCGCCTGACCGCGGACCGGAACTCCGTCTACGAAGAAATCCGTGCTCGGGTGGATGCCGAATGCGGATTGCCGCCCCATCGGCCTGCGCCTGCCCGCCAGCGGGCGGAAACGCCCTATCTGAACGAGCCGTGGTACTGCTGA
- a CDS encoding TOBE domain-containing protein produces the protein MHLFLDQITCRNEGSDRPVIDGVSLCVRSGDVVSVVAHPPLAASALLRFIVRSSVRDGVLIGSDGTVATGENEPVNRRDWRFMEPSVPPRWTTESWRGVDLQRFAFPSRANGESPDLLLVDDLAELPAFAETSTRRAFVQDLHALHPVPRRRTILYATRDTDDALAVADRVAVMQSGRLVQFGTPAEVYDAPETEFVAELFGQPPINLFPAILEKDGQALNLRNQSVALGGRIAEEFCRDVTGGVRPQHVRLSREGGGLRGRIVSVEPVSNADGGAAGNTLVAVDVEGFRLRALVPATSDGGSAAAWEVDDRVVVRIRPEHYVVFDDRGVRLDQVPRRS, from the coding sequence ATGCATCTCTTTCTGGATCAGATCACGTGCCGGAACGAGGGATCGGACCGGCCGGTGATCGACGGCGTCTCGCTCTGCGTGCGTTCCGGGGACGTGGTTTCCGTTGTCGCGCATCCGCCGCTCGCCGCGTCGGCCCTGCTTCGCTTCATTGTCCGATCCAGTGTGCGCGACGGCGTACTGATCGGATCGGACGGAACGGTGGCTACCGGCGAGAACGAGCCGGTCAATCGCCGCGACTGGCGGTTCATGGAGCCGTCGGTTCCGCCCCGCTGGACAACGGAATCGTGGCGCGGCGTCGATCTTCAGCGGTTCGCTTTCCCGAGCCGGGCGAACGGCGAGTCGCCCGACCTGCTGCTTGTCGACGATCTCGCGGAACTCCCCGCGTTCGCCGAGACCAGTACGCGGCGGGCGTTCGTTCAAGACCTGCATGCCTTGCATCCGGTGCCCCGCCGCCGGACCATCCTGTACGCGACGCGCGACACGGACGACGCGCTGGCGGTTGCCGACCGGGTGGCGGTCATGCAGTCGGGCCGGCTGGTTCAGTTCGGGACGCCGGCGGAGGTGTACGACGCGCCGGAGACCGAGTTCGTCGCGGAGCTCTTCGGCCAGCCGCCGATCAATCTCTTTCCCGCCATCCTCGAGAAGGACGGCCAGGCTCTCAACCTCCGCAATCAGTCGGTCGCGCTCGGCGGGCGGATTGCGGAAGAGTTCTGCCGTGACGTTACCGGTGGCGTGCGGCCGCAACACGTGCGACTCTCGCGCGAGGGAGGTGGCCTGCGCGGCCGGATCGTTTCCGTAGAACCGGTCAGCAACGCGGACGGCGGAGCGGCAGGCAACACGCTTGTCGCGGTGGATGTGGAGGGATTCCGGCTGCGTGCGCTCGTTCCGGCGACGAGCGATGGCGGATCCGCCGCGGCATGGGAGGTCGACGACCGGGTGGTGGTCCGGATCCGCCCCGAGCACTATGTCGTCTTCGATGACCGCGGCGTCCGGCTGGATCAGGTGCCGCGCCGGAGTTGA